The genomic segment GAGAAGAATTACAATCTTTTCATTATCAGGGTGAATCCGAGCCTAGAGAAATAAAGCGTTCACGCCATGAATGTATTGCCACCCACACTGGTAGAAGAACCTTTATATCTCTACTGGTTGCACGTGGATGGAATTATGAACACATAAGCAAGTTTACGGGACAAACCATAAAAACAATAGGAGGCTACGATAAAGCTACCAATAAATATATAGATATATATAAAGATTCGCTTGCAAACCGTCCAAACGAAATAGTACAACTATGTGATGAAGAAAGCAATATCGATCAACCCCAACAAGTTTCTCCTACCCAAACAACAAACATGGATATGGATGAATTACTACAACTAATATTCAGAACAAAAGACTTGTTTTCACTGAAAGCCCTTCATCAAAACAAAGTGGATATACTCGTTTTAGAGAAAACCGCAGAGATAAATAAATATCTAGAGGATATAAACCGCGTAGAACAGTATAAGCAACAAATATTGAAATCCTTTGAAAATACCCCCGAAGAATTGAAAGCAAGACTTATAGAAATTTTGCATGCTACTGTCTTATTAGATCCAAAACTCAATGCGCTTAAAATTGCTATTACTACCCTACAAAAACTAGGTTTGAACTGCCAATACTCGCATAATATTTATAAGTATGCAGGAAAATCAGCTAAAGAAGCCTATATATTGGTAACAGTAACACCTAATGGAAATGTTATTATAAAATAGTTACGTCTATCCCTGAAATTTTGACAATAATTCCTTATCTTTGTAGTAAAGAAAAACCCACTCCTTGACGGAATGGGTTATACCTTAAAACTCAGTTACGTAACTTTGATAGTCAGAGGCTTTACTGAGCATCACGGTACAAAGATAGTGATTTTTAATTGAACAGCAAATATGAAATATAAAAAGTTCGTTAGATACTATTCATATTCAAGAATATCCAAATACTATAAAGCAACCGGACATAGTAAGGCTAAGGCTATGATGCTATATTATGGGAATCTTAAGATTGCACAAGCATTTCATCCACTTTTAGGTATTTTGGAAGTTATTCTTAGAAACAGGTTGCATAGTGAACTGGCAAAACACTTCAATGACGGGAATTGGATTATAAACCAGCAAAACGGATTTATGAAAAGTCCTTTACTCATTAAGAAGAACAAGCGTACAGGAGTAGTTATCACAAATGATTACTTGTTTCGTGAAGTATCAAAAGCGGAACAGAAACTAAAAAATAAGAGTGTGAATATTACTGCCGGACGAATAATAGCTGAACAGACTTTAGGCTTTTGGATTAGTTTCTTTGATTTGATTCATTATAAAATACTGAAAGGTAGCCCTATTCAAGCATTTCAAAAATTACCTAGTGGCTACGGAAGAAAAGAAGTATATGAAGCCTTGAACAAAATCCGTGATTTTAGAAACCGTATAAATCATAATGAATCCATTTGCTTTGTGGATAGAAAACTGGACTTTTCATATACAAAAGAAACATATCAGACAATCATTCAAATTCTAAATTGGATTGATCCGGATATACA from the Bacteroides eggerthii genome contains:
- a CDS encoding Abi family protein: MKYKKFVRYYSYSRISKYYKATGHSKAKAMMLYYGNLKIAQAFHPLLGILEVILRNRLHSELAKHFNDGNWIINQQNGFMKSPLLIKKNKRTGVVITNDYLFREVSKAEQKLKNKSVNITAGRIIAEQTLGFWISFFDLIHYKILKGSPIQAFQKLPSGYGRKEVYEALNKIRDFRNRINHNESICFVDRKLDFSYTKETYQTIIQILNWIDPDIQSSLNEIDRVLKVIEKEENKQQC